In one Cyclopterus lumpus isolate fCycLum1 chromosome 24, fCycLum1.pri, whole genome shotgun sequence genomic region, the following are encoded:
- the mtfr2 gene encoding mitochondrial fission regulator 2 isoform X1 produces MKFLPMSLVEDFLEVLRTVLEYFGVPPDMLVPVWDTQLCGQYRSVVRMIGTNLSLTPTPRVHFQVPLLTYRPHGYDDLPAEARAIPSFADVLWVFEDEGESYAKTRNHIPPKKGNTVTRDVVRYPAPAQTKAPRGGRSADPVAMKKITALESELLKLRAQIAMIVTAAPASGVTESQSTPGTPLMSSTLLPALTSTPRCAAPPPPPPPPPLPPPPSCPGSSAETPSVFELIRKRRKNENDLDQAQLKPQDSQAKGSPSMLDVLRNLNQVKLRSVARSPGGTPIRRRRSKGGPALLSDPAALIAEALKRKFAQHRHNSSSDKENSLELSPFGSPDTPKVPLHVRRSQGRLHL; encoded by the exons ATGAAATTCCTTCCAATGTCTTTAGTAGAGGATTTTCTGGAAGTCCTGCGCACCGTCCTGGAGTACTTTGGAGTGCCTCCAGACATG CTGGTTCCAGTGTGGGATACTCAGCTGTGCGGCCAGTATCGCAGCGTTGTGCGTATGATTGGGACCAACCTCTCACTGACTCCTACACCACGTGTCCACTTTCAG GTCCCTCTGCTCACCTACAGGCCCCACGGTTACGATGACCTCCCTGCGGAGGCACGGGCCATCCCCTCGTTCGCTGACGTCCTGTGGGTGTTtgaggatgagggagagagctATGCCAAGACTAG GAACCATATACCTCCAAAGAAGGGAAATACTGTAACTCGAGACGTGGTGAGATACCCAGCACCGGCCCAGACTAAAGCCCCGAGGGGAGGCCGATCAGCTGATCCGGTCGCTATGAAGAAGATCACAGCGCTGGAGAGCGAGCTGCTCAAACTACGAGCTCAGATAGCCATGATCGTTACTGCCGCTCCGGCCTCAG GTGTGACAGAGTCCCAGAGTACACCAGGCACGCCGTTGATGTCTTCTACCCTTCTGCCAGCTCTCACCTCCACGCCTCGCTGTGCtgctcccccaccacctccacctcctcctcctcttcctcctcctccttcctgccccggCTCTTCCGCTGAGACTCCGTCTGTGTTCGAGCTGATCCGCAAGCGCAGGAAGAACGAGAACGACCTTGACCAGGCTCAGCTCAAGCCCCAGGACTCGCAAGCGAAAGGGTCCCCATCCATGCTGGATGTTCTCAGGAACTTAAATCAAGTGAAATTGCGTTCAGTTGCGAG ATCGCCAGGGGGAACGCCCATCCGGAGGAGACGCAGTAAAGGAGGCCCGGCGTTGCTGAGTGACCCGGCGGCTCTTATCGCTGAAGCGCTAAAGAGAAAGTTCGCCCAGCATCGCCACAACAGCTCCTCTGACAAAGAAAACTCACTGGAACTCTCACCGTTCGGCAGTCCAGACACACCCAAG GTTCCTCTCCATGTCAGACGCAGTCAGGGGCGCCTCCACCTCTGA
- the mtfr2 gene encoding mitochondrial fission regulator 2 isoform X2, with product MKFLPMSLVEDFLEVLRTVLEYFGVPPDMLVPVWDTQLCGQYRSVVRMIGTNLSLTPTPRVHFQVPLLTYRPHGYDDLPAEARAIPSFADVLWVFEDEGESYAKTRNHIPPKKGNTVTRDVVRYPAPAQTKAPRGGRSADPVAMKKITALESELLKLRAQIAMIVTAAPASVSLGVTESQSTPGTPLMSSTLLPALTSTPRCAAPPPPPPPPPLPPPPSCPGSSAETPSVFELIRKRRKNENDLDQAQLKPQDSQAKGSPSMLDVLRNLNQVKLRSVARSPGGTPIRRRRSKGGPALLSDPAALIAEALKRKFAQHRHNSSSDKENSLELSPFGSPDTPKVPLHVRRSQGRLHL from the exons ATGAAATTCCTTCCAATGTCTTTAGTAGAGGATTTTCTGGAAGTCCTGCGCACCGTCCTGGAGTACTTTGGAGTGCCTCCAGACATG CTGGTTCCAGTGTGGGATACTCAGCTGTGCGGCCAGTATCGCAGCGTTGTGCGTATGATTGGGACCAACCTCTCACTGACTCCTACACCACGTGTCCACTTTCAG GTCCCTCTGCTCACCTACAGGCCCCACGGTTACGATGACCTCCCTGCGGAGGCACGGGCCATCCCCTCGTTCGCTGACGTCCTGTGGGTGTTtgaggatgagggagagagctATGCCAAGACTAG GAACCATATACCTCCAAAGAAGGGAAATACTGTAACTCGAGACGTGGTGAGATACCCAGCACCGGCCCAGACTAAAGCCCCGAGGGGAGGCCGATCAGCTGATCCGGTCGCTATGAAGAAGATCACAGCGCTGGAGAGCGAGCTGCTCAAACTACGAGCTCAGATAGCCATGATCGTTACTGCCGCTCCGGCCTCAG TTTCATTAGGTGTGACAGAGTCCCAGAGTACACCAGGCACGCCGTTGATGTCTTCTACCCTTCTGCCAGCTCTCACCTCCACGCCTCGCTGTGCtgctcccccaccacctccacctcctcctcctcttcctcctcctccttcctgccccggCTCTTCCGCTGAGACTCCGTCTGTGTTCGAGCTGATCCGCAAGCGCAGGAAGAACGAGAACGACCTTGACCAGGCTCAGCTCAAGCCCCAGGACTCGCAAGCGAAAGGGTCCCCATCCATGCTGGATGTTCTCAGGAACTTAAATCAAGTGAAATTGCGTTCAGTTGCGAG ATCGCCAGGGGGAACGCCCATCCGGAGGAGACGCAGTAAAGGAGGCCCGGCGTTGCTGAGTGACCCGGCGGCTCTTATCGCTGAAGCGCTAAAGAGAAAGTTCGCCCAGCATCGCCACAACAGCTCCTCTGACAAAGAAAACTCACTGGAACTCTCACCGTTCGGCAGTCCAGACACACCCAAG GTTCCTCTCCATGTCAGACGCAGTCAGGGGCGCCTCCACCTCTGA